One Archocentrus centrarchus isolate MPI-CPG fArcCen1 chromosome 14, fArcCen1, whole genome shotgun sequence DNA window includes the following coding sequences:
- the fam114a2 gene encoding protein FAM114A2: MSDSEASYTAAEGSEAALEKQNSSPAETPDSSSPSTPDNSTDVAPTRKARRRPETQPVAKAQETPKEEEEPAKTSSQSTVSQGGWGYWGSWGKSILSTATATVATVGQGLTQVIEKAETSLGIPSPTELSAQVEEEEKRQDSSPVDGANTETVGDGSSAVGSAMGMLSSLSNVVQSTGKTVITGGLDALEFIGKKTMDVIAEGDPGFKKTKGLMRRNATLSQVLREAKEREELQTAEKDSSNSEKKVVAHYGMLFDEFQGLSHLEALEILSRESESKVKSVLMTLSGDELLQLRDELDQIKDSFSLVEFDDEEVDENKDEDGSEFERELKEAMEGLSVSATADKLIKACKSSYSQINDMTKQDVDTDGSEEDVQKHSVEEVHAAAIRSLAELTARSIELFHKLAEMILFSSGSTEARVLSQLTVVLCKEISLLSKKFTSCLTTAGSNEKGDILNPLITGVFLEASNSASYIQDAFQLLMPILEISHIERRAQPTEQ; this comes from the exons ATGTCAGATAGTGAAGCTTCTTATACAGCAGCCGAGGGTTCAGAAGCAGCACTGGAGAAGCAGAATTCCTCTCCTGCTGAAACTCCTGACAGCTCCTCTCCATCCACACCTGACAACTCCACTGATGTAGCTCCAACAAGGAAAGCTAGAAGGAGACCAGAAACTCAACCTGTGGCTAAAGCTCAGGAGACaccaaaagaggaggaggagccagCAAAG ACATCCAGTCAGTCAACTGTGTCTCAGGGTGGTTGGGGATACTGGGGCAGCTGGGGCAAATCCATCTTATCCACAGCAACAGCTACTGTGGCCACTGTGG GCCAAGGTCTCACTCAGGTGATTGAGAAGGCTGAGACATCTCTGGGAATACCCAGTCCAACTGAACTGTCAGCtcaggtggaggaggaagagaaacgGCAGG ATTCTTCTCCTGTAGATGGGGCGAACACTGAGACAGTGGGAGATGGATCGTCAGCAGTGGGAAGTGCGATGGGAATGTTGTCGTCACTCAGTAACGTCGTCCAGAGTACG GGTAAGACAGTGATAACAGGAGGTCTGGATGCTCTTGAGTTCATTGGGAAGAAGACGATGGATGTGATAGCAGAAGGTGATCCCGGCTTTAAAAAGACCAAAGGACTGATGAGACGGAACGCCACTCTTTCTCAG GTGTTGAGGGAGGCGAAGGAGCGAGAGGAGCTGCAGACAGCAGAGAAAGACTCGTCAAATTCGGAGAAGAAGGTGGTCGCTCACTACGGGATGCTGTTTGATGAATTTCAGGGTCTGTCACACCTTGAAGCTCTGGAGATTCTTTCTCGAGAGAGTGAATCAAAG GTGAAGTCGGTGCTCATGACTCTGTCAGGGGATGAGCTGCTTCAGCTTAGGGATGAGCTGGACCAAATCAAAGACTCCTTTTCCCTGGTGGAGTTCGATGATGAGGAAGTTGATGAGAATAAAG ATGAAGATGGGTCAGAGTTTGAGAGGGAGTTAAAGGAGGCCATGGAGGgtctcagtgtgtctgcaaCAGCAGACAAACTCATCAAG GCCTGTAAGAGCTCCTACAGCCAGATTAATGACATGACCAAGCAAGATGTGGATACAGATGGAAGTGAGGAGGACGTACAGAAACACAGTGTGGAG GAGGTTCACGCCGCAGCTATCAGGAGTCTGGCCGAGCTGACGGCACGATCCATCGAGCTTTTCCACAAACTGGCTGAGATGATCCTCTTCTCCAGTGGCAGCACAGAGGCTAGGGTCCTGTCACA GTTAACTGTTGTCCTGTGTAAAGAAATCTCACTGCTTTCCAAGAAGTTCACCTCCTGCTTAACAACAGCAGGG TCAAATGAAAAGGGAGACATCCTCAACCCCCTGATAACTGGAGTCTTTTTAGAG
- the LOC115792524 gene encoding microfibrillar-associated protein 3-like produces MLSPQNLQLSCLLATFLLLSCWKADGTHNGSEVVSSVQLTSVPSIVVKEGLSALIECNVTGAHDNIKWYNSKGPLQGNSTGGRWHIQEKGVLNITEVLFEDRGSYTCVASSATGGTKNYTVTLRVAYTDSGLGLHFVVVCLVSFTITMILNVARLCMVSSHLKKMERVINDFFHTEGAEKLQTAFEVAKSIPIVTSAKTLELAKVTQFKTMEFARHIEELARSIPLPPLILNCRALVDEMGETGGPASDPGELVGIVASGNRQAIGPPSPDRKGEQLALFSRERQRNDGGGDNVKVSVHTASEKAVSEDKEAEMCTDVLTPGTRTLVGYESSI; encoded by the exons ATGTTATCGCCTCAGAATCTCCAGCTGTCTTGCTTGCTTGCCACATTCTTACTGCTCAGTTGCTGGAAAGCTGATGGAACGCACAACGGGTCAGAAGTGgtgtcctctgtgcagctgACCAGTGTCCCCTCCATTGTGGTGAAGGAGGGGTTGAGCGCATTGATTGAGTGTAATGTGACAGGGGCCCATGATAACATTAAGTGGTACAACTCTAAAGGACCCCTGCAGGGGAACAGCACGG gTGGGAGATGGCATATTCAAGAGAAAGGTGTTCTGAACATCACCGAGGTGTTGTTTGAGGACCGCGGCAGTTACACCTGTGTTGCCTCGAGCGCCACCGGTGGCACCAAGAACTACACTGTCACTCTTCGAGTTGCCTACACTGACAGCGGCCTGGGGctgcattttgttgttgtgtgcctggtgtccttcaccatcaccatgATCCTTAACGTGGCACGACTGTGCATGGTCAGCAGCCACCTCAAGAAGATGGAGAGGGTCATCAACGATTTCTTCCACACAGAGGGTGCAGAGAAACTGCAGACGGCATTTGAGGTTGCCAAGAGCATCCCCATTGTCACTTCGGCCAAGACGCTGGAGCTCGCCAAAGTCACGCAGTTTAAAACTATGGAGTTTGCCCGTCACATTGAGGAGCTGGCCCGCAGTATCCCTCTGCCACCACTCATTCTAAACTGCCGGGCACTTGTAGATGAGATGGGGGAGACTGGGGGACCTGCGTCCGACCCTGGAGAGCTGGTCGGGATTGTGGCATCTGGGAACAGGCAGGCCATAGGCCCACCCAGCCCTGACAGGAAAGGAGAGCAGCTGGCACTGTTTTCAAGAGAAAGACAAAGgaatgatggaggaggtgaCAATGTCAAAGTGTCTGTACATACAGCTTCTGAGAAGGCCGTCAGTGAGGATAAGGAAGCTGAAATGTGCACCGATGTGCTCACACCAGGCACACGAACACTTGTGGGTTATGAGAGCAGCATATAA